A single genomic interval of Candidatus Eisenbacteria bacterium harbors:
- a CDS encoding glutamate mutase L, which translates to MSIPSPDGVNTILATDCGSTTTKAIFIERKGDEYRLIVRGEAPTTVEAPFEDVTKGVLNAVREVEELAGRKILDDETIMTPARNGEGVDLYVSTSSAGGGLQMMVFGVVKTMTAESAQRAALGAGAIVMDVIASNDGRLPYQKIKRIRQLRPDMILLSGGIDGGTTAHVAELAELLSAADPKARLGAGYLLPVIYAGNKDARDIVRERLESKTALVITDNLRPVLERENLGPARMQIHDLFMEHVMAHAPGYKKLMEWTLVPIMPTPAAVGRIIETIAREESMQVIGVDIGGATTDVFSVFQGVFNRTVSANLGMSYSISNVLAETGIENIMRWVPFHVEDKDLRNRIKNKMIRPTTIPQSLDELMIEQGIAREALRLAFEQHKSLAVGLKGVQQERTISDTFDQTASGETLVSLRELNMLVGSGGVLSHAPRRVQAALMLIDAFLPECITHLAVDSIFMMPQLGVLSTVHPKAATEVFKKDCLIHLGTCIAPVGTGKENAECVKVRLEREKGGSEEVSVGFGHMKVLALGVAESGRVVINPSKNFDVGAGHGKTFETKVEGGVVGLIIDCRGRRPFQLPSSAEERVRKLNEWNTALNMYPERK; encoded by the coding sequence ATGAGCATTCCAAGTCCTGATGGTGTGAATACGATTCTTGCGACCGATTGTGGAAGCACCACCACAAAGGCCATTTTCATAGAGAGAAAGGGAGACGAGTACAGGCTCATAGTGCGTGGCGAAGCTCCCACGACCGTCGAGGCGCCGTTCGAGGACGTGACCAAGGGGGTCCTCAACGCCGTGAGGGAGGTTGAGGAACTCGCGGGCCGAAAGATCCTGGACGACGAGACCATCATGACTCCCGCCAGGAACGGAGAAGGTGTTGACCTTTACGTTTCCACTTCGAGCGCCGGCGGCGGCCTGCAAATGATGGTGTTTGGCGTTGTGAAGACGATGACGGCCGAGAGCGCGCAGAGAGCGGCCCTGGGCGCGGGCGCCATCGTGATGGACGTGATAGCTTCGAACGACGGAAGGCTCCCTTACCAGAAGATAAAGCGCATCAGGCAACTTAGGCCCGACATGATCCTTCTCTCGGGAGGCATTGACGGCGGCACGACCGCGCACGTTGCGGAGCTTGCCGAGCTTCTTTCCGCCGCCGATCCCAAGGCCAGACTCGGCGCCGGTTATCTTCTGCCCGTCATATACGCGGGCAACAAGGACGCGAGAGACATCGTGAGGGAGAGGTTGGAGAGCAAGACCGCTCTCGTCATTACCGATAACTTGAGACCGGTCCTCGAACGCGAGAACCTCGGACCTGCGAGAATGCAAATACATGATCTCTTCATGGAACACGTCATGGCCCACGCCCCCGGCTACAAGAAGTTGATGGAATGGACGCTCGTGCCGATCATGCCGACGCCCGCCGCGGTCGGCAGGATAATCGAGACGATCGCGCGAGAGGAGAGCATGCAGGTAATAGGGGTGGACATCGGCGGTGCGACCACGGACGTGTTTTCCGTGTTCCAGGGTGTCTTCAACAGAACTGTGAGCGCGAATCTCGGCATGAGTTACAGCATATCTAACGTCCTGGCCGAGACCGGCATCGAGAACATCATGAGGTGGGTGCCGTTCCACGTAGAGGACAAGGACCTGAGGAACAGAATAAAGAACAAGATGATCAGGCCCACCACGATTCCTCAGAGCCTCGATGAGCTGATGATCGAACAGGGTATCGCGAGAGAGGCTTTGAGACTGGCGTTCGAACAACACAAATCTCTCGCCGTGGGGCTTAAGGGGGTGCAGCAGGAGCGGACGATCTCCGACACCTTCGACCAGACCGCGAGCGGTGAGACGCTCGTGAGCCTCAGGGAATTGAACATGCTCGTCGGCAGCGGAGGCGTGTTGTCGCACGCGCCGAGGAGGGTGCAGGCCGCTCTGATGTTGATAGACGCGTTTCTGCCGGAGTGCATCACGCATCTGGCCGTGGACAGTATTTTCATGATGCCTCAGTTGGGAGTTCTCTCCACCGTGCATCCGAAAGCGGCGACCGAGGTATTCAAGAAGGATTGTCTGATTCATCTCGGGACGTGCATCGCGCCAGTCGGCACCGGCAAGGAAAACGCCGAGTGCGTCAAGGTGAGACTCGAAAGAGAAAAGGGTGGCTCCGAAGAGGTGTCCGTCGGTTTTGGCCACATGAAGGTACTGGCCCTGGGGGTTGCCGAGAGCGGTCGCGTGGTGATCAACCCCTCGAAGAACTTCGACGTAGGTGCAGGGCACGGGAAAACGTTCGAGACCAAGGTAGAGGGTGGAGTGGTCGGCCTCATAATCGACTGTAGGGGCCGGCGGCCTTTCCAACTGCCGTCCTCGGCAGAAGAAAGAGTCAGGAAGTTGAACGAATGGAACACCGCCCTCAACATGTATCCTGAGAGAAAATAG
- a CDS encoding polysaccharide deacetylase family protein, which produces MNKSNVRTWGFLLFLLLPLLLLVLPLHASAGPRASAAPHASAAPRVRVRCSGEAFEVLEQGRWKPLFFKGVNLGSAPPGKFPGEFAISKKQYVHWLDEVSELGANAIRVYTLHPPALYEALLEHNGRADSRKIWLFQGAWFELPASLDLYDGPFSDEFRAEIRSVVDALHGSVSLPERRGHAWGEYAADVSDWVAGYVLGRECEPYAVLNTDKLHSDVARFSGRCLGVKKGSPTECWFAGMCDFLATYERDKFGWEHPVSFTNWPTLDPIKHPTETERGGARAYHDEDAASVDPSVIRPSKEFEAGFFATFHAYPYYPDFMNLDPGYSTYADEHGFCNYAGYLRDLKAHLRGMPLLVGETGISTSRGVAHFQPQGLNHGGASEKVQGLQDTRLLEDCYREGAAGVLVFELFDEWFKDNWLVKDFEVPADRDILWQNVQDPEEFFGLLAEEPAVRNEGAPQGKAEQRQQSAVDEKPVRQSDSSFVDWSRVEAFYVDREGDSLYLPCRDLTELRVSSDSRYIYLRIAFSSLDCDHDGKADLDSLDLLVGFDTIDRRRGDARFPFVRNVTTEAGMEFVLHISGADSAVVLIDSGYNFSRYSRVPSDGGFSTYLAPFRSKANSDGKFERMIVETNRDRVDANGRVYPAIDLDVGRLASAKEAGRADVAVGDWRIHTEENYIEARIPWAILNVTDPSSRQVLDDVAGTPEMESSETDGIVLSVLSLVPGEAESQGAPTVEREATGDLVSWGAPGESAVACDAMPEVVAGDASEGAPEGTQGDGGYKFSLTNLKAFVWQKWDTASYVERRKASFEILSSGFSSLPDSPLASVRARVATWPDDKDAAISVSFDDGTANQVDYALPILESLGIKATFGLCASWTGETRKTLELSKGCVRTQLSIGDARRLVRLDHEIASHGFRHVFLDTLSGLALDHELKDSKSFLERALGENVSVLHYPFSRVNDRVKEAARRAGYTAARGRGLINSATPDEFLLQSVSIVSDTLPSSGRLAELLTELKRNKGWLIFTYHNVLPSASPEAGCYRKLSSDEPYYVTQAAFRRQMEELKATGFYMARESDVLKYIRARDNVKLIVREEKDKAVIKVQMLSADISYEKGISLILNLPWEKVRVQGSLSDSHYAVHGGRLAVKAAVGSEVTVYREN; this is translated from the coding sequence ATGAATAAGAGCAATGTGAGGACGTGGGGATTTCTTCTTTTTCTTCTATTGCCTCTGCTGTTGCTTGTTCTTCCTCTTCATGCGTCCGCAGGGCCACGAGCGTCCGCCGCGCCGCATGCGTCGGCCGCGCCGCGAGTGCGAGTGAGATGCAGCGGCGAAGCCTTTGAGGTTCTGGAGCAGGGAAGATGGAAGCCTCTCTTTTTTAAGGGTGTGAATCTCGGCTCGGCTCCGCCGGGGAAATTTCCGGGCGAATTCGCCATATCCAAGAAGCAATACGTCCATTGGCTAGACGAAGTCTCGGAGCTTGGCGCGAACGCAATCCGCGTGTATACGCTTCATCCCCCGGCGTTGTACGAAGCCCTCCTCGAGCACAACGGGCGCGCCGATTCGCGGAAGATATGGCTCTTTCAAGGAGCATGGTTTGAATTGCCCGCGAGCCTCGACCTGTACGACGGTCCTTTCTCGGACGAGTTTCGGGCAGAGATTCGTTCGGTGGTGGATGCCCTGCACGGTTCCGTTTCGTTGCCGGAGCGGCGAGGGCACGCGTGGGGCGAGTATGCTGCGGACGTCTCGGATTGGGTGGCGGGTTACGTCCTCGGCCGGGAGTGCGAGCCTTACGCGGTGCTCAACACGGACAAGCTTCACTCGGACGTCGCGAGATTCAGCGGCAGGTGCCTCGGCGTCAAGAAAGGTAGTCCCACCGAGTGCTGGTTTGCCGGCATGTGTGACTTCCTCGCGACGTACGAACGTGACAAGTTCGGCTGGGAGCATCCCGTTTCGTTCACGAACTGGCCGACGCTCGATCCCATCAAGCACCCCACGGAGACAGAACGTGGGGGGGCGAGGGCGTATCACGACGAAGACGCGGCAAGCGTGGATCCGTCCGTCATTCGCCCGTCGAAGGAGTTTGAAGCGGGCTTCTTCGCCACCTTTCATGCCTACCCCTACTATCCCGATTTCATGAACCTTGATCCCGGCTACAGCACTTACGCAGACGAACACGGGTTCTGCAACTACGCAGGTTATCTGAGGGACTTGAAGGCGCACCTGCGAGGCATGCCGCTTCTCGTGGGAGAGACGGGGATTTCGACAAGCCGCGGCGTCGCACATTTTCAGCCGCAGGGTCTCAATCACGGTGGCGCGTCCGAGAAAGTGCAGGGCCTTCAGGACACAAGGCTGCTTGAGGACTGCTACAGAGAAGGCGCGGCGGGCGTGCTCGTCTTCGAGCTGTTTGACGAATGGTTCAAAGACAACTGGTTGGTGAAGGATTTCGAGGTTCCGGCGGATCGTGACATTCTGTGGCAGAACGTGCAGGACCCGGAGGAGTTCTTCGGTCTTCTGGCGGAGGAACCGGCGGTGCGGAATGAAGGCGCGCCCCAGGGAAAAGCCGAGCAGCGGCAGCAATCTGCGGTGGACGAGAAGCCCGTGCGGCAGTCGGATTCTTCCTTCGTCGACTGGTCAAGAGTGGAAGCCTTCTACGTGGATCGGGAGGGGGATTCCTTGTACCTCCCTTGCAGGGACTTGACGGAACTTCGCGTGAGTTCCGACTCGCGGTACATCTATCTCAGGATAGCGTTCTCGAGCCTGGACTGCGACCACGATGGTAAGGCTGACCTCGACAGTCTCGATTTGCTCGTAGGCTTTGACACAATTGACAGGCGGAGGGGCGACGCCAGGTTTCCCTTCGTCAGAAATGTGACTACCGAGGCTGGGATGGAATTCGTGTTGCATATCTCCGGCGCCGACTCTGCGGTCGTGCTCATCGATTCCGGGTACAATTTTTCGAGGTATAGTCGAGTGCCTTCGGACGGGGGATTCTCCACCTACCTGGCCCCCTTCAGATCAAAAGCCAACTCGGACGGGAAGTTCGAGCGCATGATAGTCGAGACGAATCGCGACCGGGTGGACGCCAATGGGAGAGTATATCCCGCGATTGATCTGGACGTGGGGAGGTTGGCGTCTGCAAAGGAGGCGGGACGCGCAGACGTGGCGGTGGGTGATTGGCGGATCCACACGGAGGAGAACTACATCGAGGCGCGGATTCCGTGGGCGATTCTGAACGTGACGGACCCTTCCTCCCGGCAGGTCCTCGATGACGTGGCCGGCACGCCTGAAATGGAAAGCTCAGAAACGGACGGGATAGTCCTGAGCGTGCTCTCGCTCGTCCCCGGGGAAGCCGAGTCGCAGGGCGCACCTACCGTAGAGCGCGAGGCGACGGGCGACCTGGTTTCCTGGGGCGCCCCCGGCGAATCGGCTGTAGCGTGCGACGCGATGCCCGAGGTTGTTGCCGGCGATGCCTCCGAAGGCGCCCCGGAAGGGACTCAGGGAGACGGAGGCTACAAATTCAGCCTCACCAACCTCAAGGCCTTTGTCTGGCAGAAGTGGGACACCGCGAGCTACGTGGAACGAAGAAAAGCGTCGTTCGAGATTCTCTCTTCCGGCTTTTCCTCATTGCCCGATTCGCCTCTCGCTTCCGTCCGAGCCAGAGTCGCTACGTGGCCTGACGACAAGGACGCCGCGATATCTGTGAGCTTCGACGACGGGACCGCCAACCAGGTGGACTACGCCTTGCCGATACTTGAAAGCCTCGGGATAAAGGCCACGTTTGGGCTTTGCGCGAGTTGGACCGGCGAGACTCGTAAGACGTTGGAACTGAGCAAGGGGTGCGTGCGAACGCAGCTTTCGATTGGAGATGCGAGGCGACTCGTTCGTCTTGATCACGAGATCGCATCACACGGTTTCCGGCACGTGTTTCTGGACACGTTGTCCGGTCTCGCGTTGGATCACGAGCTTAAGGACTCGAAGTCATTTCTCGAAAGGGCGCTGGGCGAAAACGTCTCAGTCCTGCACTATCCCTTTTCGCGGGTGAACGACAGAGTGAAGGAGGCGGCGCGGCGCGCGGGGTACACAGCCGCAAGAGGTCGGGGGCTAATCAATTCGGCCACGCCGGACGAGTTTCTTCTCCAGAGTGTGTCGATCGTCTCCGACACGCTTCCTTCTTCCGGCAGACTCGCGGAGCTGCTCACTGAGCTAAAGCGCAACAAGGGATGGCTCATCTTCACGTATCACAACGTGCTTCCTAGTGCGTCCCCGGAGGCCGGGTGCTACCGGAAGCTTTCCTCGGATGAACCCTACTACGTCACTCAGGCGGCGTTCAGAAGACAGATGGAAGAGCTGAAAGCAACCGGATTCTACATGGCGCGCGAGTCTGATGTGCTCAAATA